From the genome of Bacteroides sp. MSB163, one region includes:
- a CDS encoding family 43 glycosylhydrolase has protein sequence MLYVHRNSVNNKQWYNKDGIIAWTADDPRNGDRYLALFYVDQKEPRESHPANRKVTVDLKELGFDGAAKVRDIWRNQDLGNFSGTEFSPVINYHGAGLYRISKKLKVQTNNPIIQTKYTADPAPMVHNDTVFLYSSHDDDNAKGFVMREWLLYTSTDMVNWTDHGVVASLKDFKWVPYDNGAWAPQCIERNGKFYMYCPMPGGIGIGVLVADSPYGPFIDPIGKPLVKNSYADIDPTVLIDDDGQAYMYWGNPDLYYVKLNEDMISCDGEVVHERMTHEAFGERKGNQKRPTLYEEGPWAYKRKNKYYMAFASTCCPEGMGYSMSDSPTGPWVYKGMIMEGDRRSNGNHPGIIDYKGNTYVFGFNYDIHFSKISQHYERRSICVEKLTFNPDGTIQQLPFWTAKGVDPVGKLNPYRRVEAETIAWSEGLKTEKSEAGMYVTAIHDGDYIRVRNVDFKKGAKSFEAVAASSSSGGQIEIRLDNKEGTLIGTCVIGNTGGPESWKTFQAQVDKVKGVHDVYFIFRGGEDELFNFDCWKFIR, from the coding sequence GTGCTCTATGTACATCGGAACTCTGTAAACAACAAGCAATGGTATAATAAAGATGGCATTATAGCCTGGACAGCTGATGATCCCCGAAATGGAGATAGATATCTGGCACTGTTCTATGTAGATCAGAAAGAACCCCGGGAGTCACATCCTGCCAACCGGAAAGTGACTGTAGACCTGAAAGAATTAGGATTTGACGGAGCTGCCAAAGTACGTGATATCTGGAGGAATCAGGATCTTGGTAACTTCTCGGGAACGGAGTTCTCACCTGTCATCAATTATCACGGTGCAGGTTTATATAGGATCTCGAAAAAGTTGAAAGTACAGACTAACAATCCGATCATTCAGACTAAATATACAGCTGATCCGGCACCAATGGTGCACAATGATACTGTATTCCTTTATTCAAGCCATGACGATGACAATGCGAAAGGCTTTGTCATGCGCGAATGGCTGCTTTATACTTCGACTGATATGGTGAATTGGACAGATCACGGAGTGGTTGCCTCGCTGAAAGACTTCAAATGGGTTCCTTATGACAATGGTGCCTGGGCACCGCAGTGTATTGAACGCAACGGGAAATTCTATATGTATTGTCCGATGCCCGGTGGGATAGGCATCGGAGTGCTGGTTGCCGATAGTCCTTATGGACCGTTTATAGATCCCATTGGAAAGCCATTAGTGAAAAACAGTTATGCTGATATAGATCCTACGGTGCTGATTGATGATGATGGGCAGGCTTATATGTATTGGGGAAATCCGGATTTATACTATGTGAAGTTGAATGAAGATATGATTTCCTGTGACGGTGAAGTAGTGCACGAGCGGATGACACATGAGGCTTTTGGCGAACGGAAGGGGAATCAGAAACGCCCCACTTTATATGAGGAAGGGCCGTGGGCTTACAAGAGAAAGAATAAGTATTACATGGCGTTCGCATCCACCTGCTGTCCCGAAGGCATGGGATATTCGATGAGTGACTCTCCGACCGGTCCCTGGGTATATAAAGGTATGATTATGGAAGGTGACAGAAGATCAAATGGCAATCATCCGGGCATTATCGACTATAAAGGGAATACGTATGTCTTTGGCTTCAATTATGATATCCATTTTTCCAAGATTTCCCAGCACTATGAGCGACGCTCTATTTGTGTAGAGAAACTGACCTTTAATCCGGATGGCACAATTCAGCAACTTCCGTTCTGGACGGCAAAAGGCGTAGATCCGGTGGGTAAGCTGAATCCTTACCGTCGCGTTGAAGCTGAGACAATAGCTTGGAGTGAGGGCTTGAAGACAGAAAAGAGTGAGGCAGGTATGTATGTTACGGCTATCCACGACGGGGATTATATCCGTGTGCGCAATGTCGATTTCAAGAAAGGGGCGAAGTCATTTGAAGCAGTTGCTGCATCGTCTTCTTCCGGTGGGCAAATAGAAATTCGTTTGGATAACAAAGAAGGTACGCTGATTGGTACCTGCGTTATTGGCAATACAGGTGGTCCGGAAAGTTGGAAGACTTTCCAGGCTCAGGTTGATAAAGTAAAAGGCGTGCACGATGTTTACTTCATCTTTAGAGGCGGCGAAGATGAGCTATTTAACTTCGACTGTTGGAAGTTTATCAGATAG
- a CDS encoding glycoside hydrolase family 31 protein, which yields MRNKRKYIRTTGIILLFCVALLNTACASKQKEKVVLELKQGLLSLIPLNQNAVRVQFSQPGSAPMEELIYTEKLPVPEYEVTEDKQSLVLSLDGISVEFDKGTEVLTFKDANKRIILQEKVGGRFMKVSSVQNEPTYQVEQRFVSPKDEYIYGTGQFQDGYLNIRGLTRRLTQVNTQISIPFILSSKGYGLLWNNYGLTDFNPADKSVELTPANASGEAVTVNTTGTSGNVRETRQTYSFTASVEVPRSGSYSLLLDVGQRMARKYYLAIDGQKIVDVNNLWLPPTTSAIVELTAGKHDIEVQGERNDKPVLYWRPVSEETVFRSPVAQMLDYTVFAGNGDEVIASYRELTGPAPMMPLWSLGYIHCRERYNTQAELLENAREFRERKLPIDMIVQDWQYWGKYGWNAMKFDEDRYPDPGSMLKELHEMDMRLMISVWSKIDAQSEVGKQAKEKGYYIPGSDWIDFFNPDAVAFYWQNFRTGLLKYGIDAWWQDATEPENDDLQNRRINREQTPGEVYRNVYPMYVSKTIYEGLRQDDPDRRAMIFTRSGFSGMQRYAAATWSGDVGHDWETLRRQIVGGLGQMATGLPWWTYDAGGFFRPGDQYTNTGYHEQLIRWIQAGTFFPLMRVHGYMSNTEPWRYGEKVEHIIARYLDLRYRLLPYIYSQNAAVSFKGSTLMRPLVMDFPEDRFALEQNYQFMFGPSILVAPVVESGVNRMKVYLPECQAGWVDFWNGTPHKGGIFTDVNVDLMKTPLFVKAGSILPLGPQKQYASEETEQPWEIRIYPGADGSYSVYEDEGINYNYEKGRFSTFNLKWSDSDKTLTISDRKGSFAGMKERMDFNIVIVTPESGTGIYQSKVNKSVIYEGKSIVISL from the coding sequence ATGAGGAATAAAAGAAAGTATATCAGAACAACAGGAATCATCCTGTTGTTCTGTGTTGCTTTGTTGAATACGGCATGTGCTTCAAAGCAAAAAGAGAAAGTCGTTCTTGAACTGAAACAGGGATTACTTTCGCTGATACCATTAAATCAGAATGCTGTCCGGGTACAGTTTTCCCAACCGGGTTCGGCGCCTATGGAAGAGCTTATCTATACAGAAAAACTTCCTGTTCCTGAATATGAAGTTACAGAAGATAAGCAATCGCTGGTTTTATCTCTGGATGGAATTTCTGTGGAATTCGACAAAGGTACGGAAGTCTTGACTTTTAAAGATGCGAATAAGCGTATCATTCTCCAAGAGAAAGTTGGCGGGCGTTTCATGAAGGTTTCTTCTGTACAGAATGAGCCTACCTATCAGGTGGAACAGCGTTTTGTTTCTCCGAAAGATGAATACATATATGGTACAGGGCAGTTTCAGGACGGTTATCTGAATATCCGGGGATTGACACGGCGTTTGACGCAGGTGAATACGCAGATTTCTATTCCTTTTATTCTTTCAAGTAAAGGCTATGGGCTGCTGTGGAACAACTATGGATTGACGGATTTCAATCCGGCAGATAAATCTGTCGAGTTGACTCCTGCCAATGCTAGTGGAGAGGCTGTTACGGTAAATACCACCGGTACGAGTGGAAATGTAAGGGAAACCAGACAAACCTATTCGTTTACAGCTTCGGTGGAAGTACCTCGTTCCGGTAGTTATTCTTTGTTGTTGGATGTGGGACAGCGAATGGCACGGAAGTATTATCTGGCTATCGATGGACAAAAGATTGTGGATGTCAATAATTTATGGTTGCCTCCCACTACTTCTGCCATTGTGGAGCTGACAGCCGGCAAGCACGATATAGAAGTGCAAGGTGAGCGCAATGATAAGCCTGTGTTGTATTGGCGTCCTGTTTCGGAAGAGACTGTATTTCGTTCTCCGGTTGCCCAAATGTTGGATTATACGGTTTTTGCCGGTAACGGAGATGAAGTAATCGCCAGCTATCGGGAACTAACCGGACCTGCCCCCATGATGCCTTTGTGGAGTCTGGGATATATACATTGCCGGGAGCGTTATAATACTCAGGCGGAATTGCTGGAGAATGCCCGTGAATTCCGGGAACGGAAATTGCCTATCGATATGATTGTACAGGACTGGCAATATTGGGGAAAATATGGCTGGAATGCCATGAAGTTTGATGAAGACAGATATCCTGATCCGGGAAGTATGTTGAAGGAACTCCATGAGATGGATATGCGTTTGATGATTTCTGTATGGTCTAAAATTGATGCTCAGTCCGAAGTGGGGAAACAAGCCAAGGAAAAGGGATATTACATACCGGGCAGTGATTGGATTGACTTTTTCAATCCGGATGCGGTGGCTTTCTATTGGCAGAATTTCCGTACCGGATTATTGAAATATGGTATTGATGCCTGGTGGCAGGATGCCACCGAACCGGAGAATGATGATTTGCAGAACCGCCGCATCAATCGTGAACAAACTCCGGGAGAGGTTTACCGGAATGTATATCCGATGTATGTCAGCAAGACAATCTATGAAGGTTTACGTCAGGATGATCCTGACAGGCGAGCTATGATTTTTACTCGCAGTGGATTTTCAGGAATGCAACGTTATGCAGCCGCCACGTGGTCGGGAGACGTAGGACATGACTGGGAAACCTTACGCCGGCAAATCGTAGGGGGATTGGGGCAGATGGCGACAGGGCTGCCTTGGTGGACTTATGATGCAGGCGGGTTCTTCCGTCCGGGCGACCAATATACAAATACCGGATACCATGAACAGTTGATCCGCTGGATACAGGCAGGAACATTTTTCCCATTGATGCGTGTGCATGGCTATATGAGTAATACCGAGCCGTGGCGATATGGAGAAAAGGTGGAACATATCATTGCCCGGTATCTGGATTTACGTTATAGGCTTCTTCCTTATATCTATTCACAAAATGCTGCGGTTTCATTCAAAGGTTCTACTTTGATGCGTCCGTTGGTGATGGACTTCCCTGAAGACCGTTTTGCACTGGAACAAAACTATCAGTTCATGTTCGGACCTTCTATACTGGTGGCTCCGGTGGTAGAAAGCGGCGTTAACCGGATGAAGGTTTATCTTCCGGAATGTCAGGCCGGCTGGGTAGATTTCTGGAATGGTACACCTCATAAGGGAGGCATATTTACAGATGTAAATGTGGATCTTATGAAGACTCCTTTGTTTGTGAAAGCGGGTTCCATTTTGCCGTTAGGACCTCAGAAACAGTATGCATCGGAGGAGACGGAACAACCGTGGGAAATCCGTATTTATCCGGGGGCTGATGGCTCTTATTCTGTTTATGAAGACGAAGGAATCAATTACAATTATGAGAAAGGCCGGTTCAGCACGTTTAACCTGAAGTGGAGTGATTCGGATAAGACCCTTACTATCAGTGACAGAAAAGGTTCGTTCGCGGGAATGAAGGAAAGAATGGACTTCAATATTGTAATTGTAACGCCGGAGTCAGGCACTGGAATTTATCAGTCAAAAGTAAATAAGAGCGTTATCTATGAGGGAAAATCAATCGTGATATCACTATAG
- the rbr gene encoding rubrerythrin — protein sequence MAKSVKGTQTEKNLLTSFAGESQARMRYTYFASVAKKEGYEQIAAIFTETADQEKEHAKRMFKYLEGGMVEITASYPAGVISTTLDNLKEAAAGEHEEWSLDYPHFADVAEKEGFYEIAAMYRNISIAEKGHEERYLAFVNNIENATVFAKEGEVVWQCRNCGFIFTGKEAPEVCPACLHPQAYFEVKKENY from the coding sequence ATGGCTAAAAGTGTTAAGGGAACTCAGACAGAAAAGAATCTGCTGACCTCATTTGCAGGAGAATCACAAGCAAGAATGCGTTACACTTATTTTGCAAGTGTAGCTAAGAAGGAAGGTTACGAACAAATTGCTGCTATCTTTACTGAAACGGCTGATCAGGAGAAAGAACACGCTAAACGTATGTTCAAGTATCTGGAAGGTGGTATGGTAGAAATTACAGCAAGCTATCCTGCCGGTGTTATCAGCACTACACTGGATAACCTGAAAGAAGCTGCTGCCGGTGAACACGAAGAATGGTCTTTGGACTATCCTCACTTTGCTGACGTAGCGGAAAAAGAAGGTTTCTATGAAATCGCTGCTATGTACCGTAACATTTCAATAGCCGAAAAGGGGCATGAAGAAAGATACCTGGCTTTCGTAAACAATATCGAGAATGCTACAGTATTCGCTAAAGAAGGTGAAGTAGTATGGCAATGCCGTAATTGCGGTTTCATCTTCACAGGTAAAGAAGCTCCTGAAGTTTGCCCGGCATGTTTGCATCCGCAGGCTTACTTTGAAGTGAAAAAAGAAAACTATTAA
- a CDS encoding glycoside hydrolase family 43 protein: MRNTLFIVSLYLILSACGEKSNEVKFISEGNPIVTDKFTADPAPMVHNGRLYLYVGHDEAEEGQDFNITEWLCYSTKDMKTWTDHGSVLKPTDFSWGVGEAWASQVVEKDGKFYYYTTVQAGAPYNSKVVGVAVSDSPTGPFIDARGTPLITDDMTPNGPRGWWNDIDPTVFVDDDGTPWMSWGNGTCFLVKLKPNMIELDGNIEILKMPKFVEGPWIHKRENLYYLTYASMGKGRETISYATAPSMEGPWTYRGVLTGMAENSFTIHPGIIEFKGQNYLFYHNAILTIDGKSGATGRRSVCVDYLYYLPDGRMAYVEQTKEGITVKPKTAAEVAEIVNPYTDEKEVVVEKEVIAD; the protein is encoded by the coding sequence ATGAGAAACACTCTTTTTATTGTTAGTTTATATCTGATTTTATCTGCCTGTGGTGAGAAAAGTAATGAAGTGAAGTTTATTTCGGAAGGTAATCCGATAGTGACGGATAAGTTTACCGCTGACCCGGCACCCATGGTACATAATGGGAGGCTGTACCTCTACGTGGGTCATGATGAGGCTGAAGAAGGACAGGATTTTAACATAACCGAATGGTTGTGTTATTCAACAAAAGATATGAAAACATGGACTGATCATGGAAGTGTGCTGAAGCCTACGGATTTCTCATGGGGAGTTGGAGAAGCATGGGCTTCCCAAGTTGTAGAGAAAGATGGGAAATTCTATTATTATACAACGGTACAGGCGGGTGCGCCATATAATAGTAAGGTGGTAGGAGTTGCAGTATCGGACAGTCCGACGGGACCTTTCATCGATGCTCGGGGTACACCGCTTATTACAGATGATATGACTCCTAACGGTCCTCGTGGATGGTGGAACGATATCGATCCGACCGTTTTTGTGGATGATGACGGCACACCATGGATGAGCTGGGGTAACGGTACCTGCTTCTTGGTGAAACTTAAACCCAATATGATAGAACTGGACGGAAATATAGAGATTCTTAAAATGCCGAAATTTGTGGAAGGGCCATGGATTCATAAGCGTGAAAATCTTTACTATCTGACGTATGCATCGATGGGGAAGGGGCGTGAAACAATCAGCTATGCCACGGCGCCCAGCATGGAAGGTCCATGGACCTATCGTGGAGTCTTGACAGGAATGGCAGAAAATAGCTTTACCATACATCCGGGAATCATTGAATTCAAGGGACAAAACTATCTGTTCTATCATAATGCAATACTTACCATAGATGGTAAATCCGGTGCCACAGGGCGCCGAAGCGTGTGCGTTGACTATCTTTATTATCTACCCGACGGACGTATGGCGTATGTTGAGCAGACCAAAGAAGGTATTACTGTGAAGCCGAAGACTGCCGCCGAAGTAGCTGAGATTGTAAATCCATACACTGACGAAAAAGAAGTTGTGGTAGAAAAAGAAGTAATAGCGGATTGA
- a CDS encoding glycoside hydrolase family 43 protein, with translation MDKMKSLFFSSLLVVVSTSGLAQNPIIQTNYTADPAPMVYNDKVYLYTTHDEDNSTWFTMNDWRLYTTSDMVNWTDHGAVLSYTDFSWAKGDAWAPQCIERDGKFYMYVPMISNINNRGAIGVAVADSPYGPFYDPLGKPLVQSEWGDIDPTVFIDDDGQAYLYWGNPNLYYVKLNEDMISYSGDIVRVPLVAESFGKREGDAQRATLYEEGPWLYKRDKKYYLFWPGGPLPEHIGYSTSDTPTGPWKYGGVVMPAGGGAFTIHPGVIDFKGKTYFFYHNGQLPGGGGFNRSVCVEELKFNKDGSIPQLKMTEGITKGITTLNPYVKTEAETIAFSEGFKSFKNNQVGVFVTAMKDGSYIRVRDVDFGTNGATKFTARLGTTHNDPVRLEVRLGGVDGELVGTIKVPRTGGSDRWDLRTIDISKVTGVHDLYFVVKGRPATNLMYFDYWMFSK, from the coding sequence ATGGATAAAATGAAATCTTTATTCTTTTCATCGCTATTGGTGGTGGTAAGTACTTCGGGATTGGCACAAAATCCAATCATTCAGACAAATTATACGGCTGATCCGGCTCCAATGGTATATAATGATAAAGTATATCTTTATACTACCCATGATGAGGATAATTCTACCTGGTTTACGATGAACGACTGGCGATTGTATACGACCAGTGATATGGTGAACTGGACGGATCATGGCGCTGTGTTATCATATACTGATTTTAGTTGGGCAAAAGGGGATGCATGGGCTCCGCAATGCATTGAGAGAGATGGTAAGTTTTATATGTATGTACCCATGATTTCGAATATAAACAATAGAGGTGCAATTGGCGTGGCGGTAGCTGACAGTCCTTACGGCCCTTTCTATGATCCGCTTGGGAAACCACTGGTTCAGAGTGAATGGGGAGACATTGATCCGACTGTTTTTATTGATGATGACGGACAGGCTTATTTATATTGGGGAAACCCTAATCTGTATTATGTGAAGTTGAATGAAGATATGATTTCTTATAGTGGGGATATTGTACGTGTACCTTTGGTAGCAGAATCGTTTGGTAAACGCGAAGGAGATGCCCAGAGAGCCACTCTGTATGAAGAAGGTCCCTGGCTTTATAAGCGGGATAAGAAGTATTATTTATTCTGGCCGGGAGGTCCGCTGCCCGAGCATATCGGATATTCAACCAGCGATACTCCTACAGGCCCGTGGAAATACGGTGGAGTAGTGATGCCTGCCGGTGGCGGAGCGTTTACCATCCATCCGGGAGTTATTGATTTCAAGGGTAAAACTTACTTTTTCTATCATAACGGACAGTTACCCGGAGGCGGTGGATTCAACCGTTCGGTATGTGTTGAAGAACTTAAATTCAACAAAGATGGTTCTATTCCTCAACTGAAGATGACAGAGGGTATTACAAAAGGGATTACGACACTGAATCCGTATGTAAAAACGGAAGCGGAGACTATCGCTTTTTCCGAAGGGTTCAAATCTTTCAAGAACAATCAGGTGGGTGTTTTTGTGACGGCAATGAAGGACGGCAGCTATATCAGGGTTCGTGACGTGGACTTTGGAACAAACGGTGCAACGAAGTTCACTGCCAGACTCGGTACGACACACAATGACCCCGTGCGGCTTGAAGTGCGTCTGGGTGGTGTGGACGGAGAATTGGTGGGAACCATTAAAGTGCCCCGCACAGGTGGCAGTGACCGTTGGGATTTACGAACCATCGATATCTCGAAAGTGACCGGAGTACATGATCTTTATTTTGTGGTAAAAGGAAGGCCTGCTACCAATCTTATGTATTTTGATTATTGGATGTTCTCTAAATAA
- a CDS encoding NPCBM/NEW2 domain-containing protein: protein MKNNMKPLLTLVGFAIASIITGCGQPHTVWLDDLDLTAMTQGHGVAMKNKSVDGKTLTIGGQTFERGVGTHSVSEIAIQLDGKAVSFTAQVGLDDEIIEHKTSAEFVVIGDGARLWSSGIVKAGDAPKSCSVSLDGVKRLELIVADGGDGPYYDHADWADAKIISKGKKSFPTLKFIATEPYILTPPAPATPRINGASVFGVRPGSPFQYQVAATGDRPMAFVAEGLPAGLEIHPETGLITGKLTKAGTFEVVLQAKNVKGTAERKLRIECGDRIALTPPMGWNSWNCFGHEVSAEKVKQAARAMVESGLVNYGWTYINIDDSWQHHRDPNDRTRGGRLRDDQGNIIPNAQFPDMKGLTDYIHSLGLKVGIYSSPGPWTCGGCVGSYGYEKQDADMYGKWGLDYLKYDWCSYGGVLDRDLDKDPYSVSSLAFQGGGDSIAGRKPFKIMGDYLRQQPRDIVYNLCQYGMGDVWKWGDAVGGQCWRTTNDITDTWESVKGIALSQDRAAAWAKPGNWNDPDMLVLGVVGWGNPHQTKLKPDEQYLHFSLWSLFSAPLLIGCDLEKMDDFTLSLLTNNEVIAVNQDPLGKQATCVYSIGELRIYVKELEDGSKAVGFCNFDREKADISFRDFDKLSITGKQTVRDLWRQKDIRTLDTGRKPLSLNVPAHGVLLYKFTPVQ, encoded by the coding sequence ATGAAGAATAATATGAAACCGCTATTGACCCTTGTAGGATTTGCAATAGCCTCTATAATTACAGGATGTGGTCAGCCCCATACTGTATGGCTTGATGATTTGGATCTGACAGCTATGACTCAAGGTCATGGAGTAGCTATGAAAAATAAATCGGTTGACGGTAAAACCCTGACAATCGGAGGACAAACGTTTGAACGTGGAGTGGGTACTCATTCTGTCAGCGAGATAGCAATTCAATTGGATGGCAAAGCCGTATCATTTACGGCTCAGGTAGGACTGGATGATGAGATCATCGAGCATAAGACATCCGCCGAATTTGTTGTAATAGGAGATGGAGCCAGGCTTTGGTCCAGTGGGATTGTAAAGGCGGGAGATGCGCCTAAATCATGTTCGGTTTCACTGGATGGAGTCAAAAGGCTTGAGCTGATAGTTGCTGACGGTGGTGACGGGCCTTACTATGACCATGCTGACTGGGCGGATGCAAAGATAATATCAAAAGGGAAGAAGAGTTTTCCTACACTTAAATTCATTGCTACGGAACCTTATATACTGACTCCACCGGCTCCCGCAACGCCAAGAATTAATGGGGCCTCTGTGTTTGGAGTGCGTCCCGGTTCGCCATTCCAATATCAGGTAGCGGCCACAGGCGATCGTCCGATGGCATTTGTAGCGGAGGGATTACCGGCAGGACTGGAGATTCACCCGGAAACGGGTCTGATTACGGGTAAGCTAACCAAGGCCGGTACATTTGAAGTGGTTTTACAGGCGAAAAATGTGAAAGGAACGGCAGAAAGAAAACTTCGTATTGAGTGTGGTGACAGAATTGCGCTTACCCCGCCGATGGGATGGAACAGTTGGAACTGTTTCGGACACGAAGTCTCGGCTGAGAAAGTGAAACAAGCGGCAAGAGCTATGGTTGAAAGTGGTTTAGTGAATTATGGCTGGACCTATATCAATATAGATGATTCATGGCAACATCACAGAGATCCCAACGACCGGACCAGAGGTGGACGGTTGCGTGACGATCAGGGTAATATCATACCTAATGCCCAATTTCCTGATATGAAAGGGTTAACGGACTACATACATTCACTTGGACTGAAAGTGGGGATTTATTCTTCACCCGGTCCGTGGACTTGCGGAGGTTGCGTAGGCAGTTATGGTTATGAAAAGCAAGATGCCGATATGTATGGCAAATGGGGGCTTGATTATTTGAAATATGACTGGTGCAGTTACGGGGGAGTTCTTGACCGTGATTTAGATAAGGATCCTTACAGCGTGTCTTCCTTGGCGTTTCAAGGGGGAGGGGATTCAATTGCCGGTAGAAAGCCATTTAAGATTATGGGGGACTATTTGCGTCAGCAGCCCAGAGACATTGTTTATAACCTGTGTCAGTATGGTATGGGGGATGTCTGGAAATGGGGAGATGCCGTTGGAGGCCAGTGCTGGCGTACGACTAACGATATCACCGATACTTGGGAAAGTGTGAAAGGTATCGCTCTTTCTCAGGACCGTGCAGCTGCATGGGCGAAACCCGGTAACTGGAATGATCCGGACATGCTGGTTTTAGGTGTTGTAGGTTGGGGAAATCCTCACCAAACCAAGCTCAAACCTGATGAACAGTATCTCCATTTCAGTCTTTGGAGTTTATTCTCCGCACCGCTTCTGATAGGTTGCGATTTGGAGAAAATGGATGATTTTACTCTGAGTCTGTTGACTAACAATGAGGTGATAGCTGTTAATCAGGATCCTTTGGGTAAACAAGCCACATGTGTGTATTCAATAGGGGAATTACGTATTTATGTGAAAGAACTTGAAGATGGCAGTAAGGCGGTTGGTTTCTGTAATTTCGACCGGGAAAAGGCTGATATCTCTTTCCGTGATTTTGATAAACTGAGTATTACGGGTAAACAAACTGTGCGTGACCTTTGGAGACAAAAGGATATAAGAACCTTGGATACAGGACGGAAGCCATTGTCTCTCAATGTTCCGGCTCATGGGGTACTTCTTTATAAATTTACACCGGTTCAATGA